The Candidatus Eremiobacterota bacterium genome contains the following window.
GACCTCGTCGAGGACCGGCAAGATCCTTTCGTAGGTGAGCTCGCCGGTCCCCGGCTCGTTGCGGCCGGGGCTGTCGGCGATCTGCACGTGCCCGAACGTCGCCGAGTGCGCGCGGATCGTGGCGATGACGTTTCCTTCGGTGCGCTGGGCGTGATAGACGTCGTGCTGTAGCTTAAAGTTGCGCGCGCCGGTCTCCGCGATCAGACCGAGCCCTTCGGCGGTCGAGCCGACGATGAAGCCGGGTGTCTCGATGCGGTTGAGCGGCTCGACCAGCAGAGTCACGCCGACGGTGTCGAGCGCGCGCGCCGCGTAGCGCGCGTTCTTCAGCAGCGTCGCGCGCGCATAGGCTGCGTCGCGGTCGGGTCGGGCGATGGAACGAAAGGTTGGCGGAGAAGCGCGGCATTCGGTAGCCCCCGTTGTTCGACGCGATCACATCGCGACGTTTTCTTCTGCTCCTGACGCCGAATCTGCTTGGCTGCGGCGAGCCGCAGGGTACTTGCTTAAAGGGGCATCACAAGCTACTATTAAATCCGCCAATCGAGGCTGGCCGGGCAGTTGCCGGCCTCGAGGCACGATTGGAGCAACAAAATGGGTGATCCAAAAGAGACGTCAGCGACGCATGACTGTCCAGACCTCGGAAGCGATA
Protein-coding sequences here:
- a CDS encoding TIM barrel protein, which produces MARPDRDAAYARATLLKNARYAARALDTVGVTLLVEPLNRIETPGFIVGSTAEGLGLIAETGARNFKLQHDVYHAQRTEGNVIATIRAHSATFGHVQIADSPGRNEPGTGELTYERILPVLDEVGYGGWVGLEYRPSKPVPDTFAWIGTVRTHEVAAP